From one Brachypodium distachyon strain Bd21 chromosome 4, Brachypodium_distachyon_v3.0, whole genome shotgun sequence genomic stretch:
- the LOC100839849 gene encoding omega-hydroxypalmitate O-feruloyl transferase, with protein sequence MHIRVVSHRLVKASDPSLNKPRVDAVSNLDLDPNSIQGSVTCVYPKPAKGGDFNGVVAAFEAHFPTLLNHFYPLTGRIVFDPSSPMIPELHCHNQGAELIVADAGVPLCSLDWGSSEESLKRIQLPYAEEIPLSVQLISFTCGGFAVVWSGNNLMGDGNMGMNLVKMWSELVRSGGTSFTGQAPNHDRSLFRPRDPPSYRASIEGLFTSSSEGGMVNALTAEQSFIERLYYIEASDIARLRHMASTASRAQAVSAYLWKVFAAVVGSSKLLAESDKRCRMLWWVDGRRVLAPELRSKLGNYAGNVVAYAVREADVETILEKPLPELAMMVRETIASIDGEHIQGLVDWIEVHKPHKFIETPIVGLGSPTLGQTMWSSFPTDTDFGFGHASLALPVDSRGRLCAGVLCIGQRPGDSGSWVLSAYIWPRLAAALEADKERIFKPLTPEYLGFTPATAKYDLLPDPRPRL encoded by the coding sequence ATGCATATCCGCGTGGTGAGCCACCGGCTGGTGAAGGCCTCCGATCCCTCCCTGAACAAGCCACGGGTGGATGCCGTTTCCAACCTCGACCTCGACCCCAACTCCATCCAAGGCTCCGTCACATGCGTATACCCCAAGCCTGCCAAGGGCGGCGACTTCAACGGCGTCGTGGCTGCCTTCGAAGCTCACTTCCCCACCTTGCTCAACCATTTTTACCCTTTGACAGGCCGCATTGTCTTTGACCCCAGCTCCCCCATGATCCCCGAGCTCCACTGCCACAACCAAGGCGCCGAGCTCATCGTTGCCGATGCCGGCGTACCCTTGTGTAGCCTCGACTGGGGCTCCTCGGAGGAATCCTTGAAGAGGATCCAGCTGCCGTACGCGGAGGAGATCCCACTATCCGTGCAACTCATCTCCTTCACCTGCGGCGGTTTCGCCGTGGTGTGGTCCGGCAACAACCTGATGGGCGATGGGAATATGGGGATGAATCTGGTCAAGATGTGGTCGGAGCTCGTGCGCTCCGGCGGCACGTCCTTCACCGGCCAAGCTCCAAACCATGACCGCTCCTTGTTCCGCCCTCGAGACCCGCCTTCGTACCGTGCCTCCATTGAGGGGCTCTTCACATCATCGTCGGAGGGCGGCATGGTCAATGCCCTCACGGCTGAGCAGAGCTTCATCGAGCGCCTCTACTACATCGAGGCCAGCGACATCGCCAGGCTGCGCCACATGGCAAGCACCGCCTCCCGCGCCCAGGCTGTGTCCGCTTACCTGTGGAAGGTCTTTGCCGCCGTGGTGGGCTCGTCCAAGCTCCTGGCAGAGTCGGATAAGCGTTGCCGCATGCTATGGTGGGTGGACGGGCGGCGGGTGCTCGCCCCTGAGCTACGGTCCAAGCTGGGTAACTACGCAGGTAATGTCGTCGCGTATgcggtgcgggaggccgaCGTGGAGACGATCCTGGAGAAGCCGCTGCCGGAGTTGGCGATGATGGTGCGGGAGACCATCGCATCCATAGACGGCGAGCACATCCAAGGTCTCGTGGACTGGATAGAGGTGCACAAGCCGCACAAGTTCATCGAGACACCCATCGTTGGGCTCGGGAGCCCCACGCTGGGGCAGACCATGTGGTCTTCCTTCCCGACCGACACGGATTTTGGCTTCGGACATGCCTCGCTGGCCTTGCCGGTGGACTCTAGGGGGAGACTGTGCGCCGGTGTACTGTGCATCGGCCAGCGGCCTGGAGATAGCGGCTCGTGGGTTCTCAGCGCATACATATGGCCACGTCT